One window of Aliarcobacter lanthieri genomic DNA carries:
- a CDS encoding response regulator, translated as MNTKYSIALIDDEVEILDMLNRYLSRNPNFTISSFSNPVSALSNMEHSKYDIILLDIMMPQMNGLEFLEKIKDKNEEQKVIMMTAYSTLDKVLKSHKIGATNYVMKPFSSLDTLEKKILEVLKD; from the coding sequence ATGAATACTAAATATTCAATAGCTTTAATTGATGATGAAGTAGAAATTTTAGATATGTTAAATAGATATTTATCAAGAAATCCAAATTTTACTATCTCATCTTTTTCAAACCCAGTTTCTGCTTTAAGTAATATGGAACATAGTAAATATGATATTATTTTACTTGATATTATGATGCCACAAATGAACGGTTTAGAGTTTTTAGAGAAAATAAAAGATAAGAATGAAGAGCAAAAAGTTATTATGATGACAGCGTATTCAACTTTAGATAAAGTTTTAAAGTCTCATAAAATTGGAGCTACAAATTATGTTATGAAACCTTTTAGTTCTCTTGATACTTTAGAAAAAAAGATACTTGAAGTTTTAAAAGATTAA
- a CDS encoding PAS domain-containing protein: MDNKNLVFRYFIYFLTLFIFVFFVLDYFKEDKISNTIKKYEDITLKNYNIYLKELDNTAEFIYFNEFIRDKKLIDIFHIENKEELSRKLYDSFEPNFAYYKTLGLFDISFYSNQKEQILNFKDINFQDSFVLNLVDKVISTKKDIIEFKNRQEDSYIVFLKPIIDDKLNLVGVINIEFDFKIILDKLNDNLGLNYKKTILSDKENNENLIEIFRSLNNKNIVYLQLEDLKNSQDINKLYVFYDWLFIFCVVLLAFYIYVLYKIKLLKLQKDLVQHNYDELFEQVDNYVLKLDTDLKGHIAYSTNYLCQGAGYSKDEIIGKNTNILRHPDISPSFYRNMWSDLKATKNWQGEVKNKDKFGNTYWVRAVLFPRYNFKNEHIGYSSIQTDITATKQLEKINKFLKDELSVKLNDLRIKDQKVLNSTKVALMSKILDSLSHQWQIPISKISFELQKLKKDNLIEDELNSIRNNIDLQLKELSDMLNEIKIIFTLRDSTNSNLYEVIKEIIESMNYENIKIKYEIDENIKLNIAKSELKKVISNILRSIVEQVETYSIQRVTIKLSIKNDSDDIVLKIEDNIKDMRKKVYLDNILKFEDEKYLDTKLYLAKLLMEKNQAIFWCNNSLEKTSYYIKFKKSKK; this comes from the coding sequence ATGGATAATAAAAACCTAGTTTTTAGGTATTTTATATATTTTCTTACACTATTTATTTTTGTATTTTTTGTATTGGATTACTTCAAAGAAGATAAGATTAGTAATACAATTAAAAAATACGAAGATATAACTTTAAAAAATTATAATATATATTTAAAAGAGTTAGATAACACTGCAGAATTTATATATTTTAATGAATTTATAAGAGATAAAAAACTTATTGATATATTTCATATAGAAAATAAAGAAGAACTTTCTAGAAAATTGTATGATAGCTTTGAACCAAATTTCGCTTATTACAAAACTTTAGGACTTTTTGATATAAGTTTTTATTCAAACCAGAAAGAGCAAATTTTAAACTTTAAAGATATAAATTTTCAAGATAGTTTTGTTTTAAATTTAGTAGATAAAGTCATATCAACAAAAAAAGATATTATTGAATTTAAAAATAGACAAGAAGATAGTTATATTGTTTTTCTAAAACCAATAATTGATGATAAATTAAATTTAGTTGGAGTTATAAATATAGAGTTTGATTTTAAAATTATCTTAGATAAGTTAAATGATAATTTAGGATTAAATTATAAAAAAACTATTTTAAGTGATAAAGAAAATAATGAAAATCTTATTGAAATTTTTAGGTCACTTAATAATAAAAATATAGTTTATTTACAATTAGAAGATCTTAAAAATAGTCAAGATATTAATAAATTATATGTTTTTTATGATTGGTTATTTATATTTTGTGTTGTTTTATTAGCTTTTTATATATATGTTCTTTATAAGATAAAACTTTTAAAGCTCCAAAAAGATTTGGTACAACATAATTATGATGAATTATTTGAACAAGTAGATAACTATGTTTTAAAATTAGATACAGATTTAAAAGGACATATTGCTTATTCAACAAACTATTTATGTCAAGGTGCAGGATATTCAAAAGATGAAATTATTGGTAAAAATACAAATATTTTAAGACATCCTGACATAAGTCCAAGTTTTTATAGAAATATGTGGAGTGATTTGAAAGCTACAAAGAATTGGCAAGGTGAAGTAAAAAATAAAGATAAATTTGGAAACACTTATTGGGTAAGGGCTGTACTTTTTCCAAGATACAATTTTAAAAATGAACATATAGGTTATAGTTCTATTCAAACAGATATTACTGCAACTAAGCAGTTAGAAAAGATAAATAAATTTTTAAAAGATGAGTTATCTGTAAAGTTAAATGATTTAAGAATAAAAGACCAAAAAGTTTTAAATTCTACAAAAGTTGCTTTAATGTCAAAGATTTTGGATTCTCTTTCTCATCAATGGCAAATTCCAATTTCAAAAATCTCATTTGAATTACAAAAACTAAAAAAAGATAATTTAATAGAAGATGAACTAAATAGTATAAGAAATAATATAGATTTACAGTTAAAAGAGCTTTCAGATATGTTAAATGAAATAAAGATTATTTTTACACTAAGAGATAGTACAAATTCGAATCTTTATGAAGTAATAAAAGAGATAATAGAATCTATGAATTATGAAAATATTAAAATTAAATATGAAATAGATGAAAATATCAAGTTAAATATTGCAAAAAGTGAGTTAAAAAAAGTTATTAGCAATATTTTAAGAAGTATTGTAGAACAAGTAGAAACATATTCAATTCAAAGAGTTACTATAAAGTTAAGTATAAAAAATGATAGTGATGATATTGTATTAAAAATAGAAGATAATATAAAAGATATGAGAAAAAAAGTTTATCTAGATAATATATTGAAATTTGAAGATGAAAAATATTTGGATACAAAGCTATATTTAGCAAAACTTTTAATGGAAAAAAATCAAGCAATTTTTTGGTGTAATAATAGTTTAGAAAAAACTTCATATTATATAAAATTTAAAAAGAGTAAGAAATGA
- a CDS encoding PAS domain-containing sensor histidine kinase, whose protein sequence is MNKILYIKFFRVFLALTFVLLLLITFVFDNFYLSFFEKKDSLKKEITSQIQEKELSFYIKSYDDKIKFIESIISKQKNLDDITTFIKNSIFKDENILDFKIVGFDSKEILKLKNYSQNEDEKLRSLYFEEYFKYLQSLNEFEIYHFYDTKTQINFAIRGEINFYILKVDLTNILNNISNSSIKYTDKNDFFKEDYKYFIFAILYIFALILAFFFIKQSKKIELENQKLNFDINKTDTALNKNQKIMDKYIMYIQIDYKGAILEVSQAFCSFVGFSRSELIGNSYKLFFYKDIQKSFRKRAKDISNKDNFQLKNLKGRTKNGEFLWADILIEEQILDDETKVYNIICQDVTDKKRTYLLYKNLNMKIEEYDAIFENVHSGIALLTLDFRFVKLNNQMTNLLGFKEKELLNMTPLDIVNNSSKGMLTKILTDIHEFTNISKLEYVFTKKDGTPLHLELSLILMLRRQRIIFIINSIEDRIELKELNANLENTIKKEIERSKAKDKIHHQEQLKSAKLSYIGMLSAGITHEINTPLTYIKGNLELMQFDIEDLPNSNIKDRMLNDSKKIKDGINRIANIVESMREISHSNEEIKGSFNIYSTLLTALTMAHNRAKHISKIYINDDLFSIDNIKNDKFSFFSCIQKQRVEQIWIIIINNALDELVKIEDYEKRELRINIFEEDDFIIVKFKDNAKGLSKDILNKLFEPFTSSKESGGMGIGLSIAKKIVEEHKGDIRAYNENGAVFEVKLKKYKEEESI, encoded by the coding sequence ATGAATAAGATACTTTATATAAAATTCTTTAGAGTATTTTTAGCACTAACTTTTGTTTTATTACTTCTAATTACTTTTGTTTTTGATAACTTTTACTTGTCTTTTTTTGAAAAAAAAGATTCTTTAAAAAAAGAGATTACATCTCAAATTCAAGAAAAAGAACTCTCTTTTTATATTAAATCTTATGATGATAAAATAAAATTTATTGAATCTATTATTTCAAAACAGAAAAATTTAGATGATATAACTACTTTTATAAAAAATAGTATATTTAAAGATGAAAATATATTAGATTTTAAAATAGTTGGATTTGATTCAAAAGAGATATTAAAATTAAAAAATTATAGTCAAAATGAAGATGAAAAATTGAGATCTTTATATTTTGAAGAGTATTTTAAATATTTACAATCTTTAAATGAATTTGAAATATATCATTTTTATGACACTAAAACACAAATAAATTTTGCAATAAGAGGAGAAATAAATTTTTATATTCTCAAAGTAGATTTAACAAATATTTTAAATAATATATCAAATTCTTCTATAAAATATACAGATAAAAATGATTTTTTTAAAGAAGATTATAAGTACTTTATATTTGCAATTTTATATATTTTTGCACTTATCTTGGCATTTTTCTTTATAAAACAAAGTAAAAAGATTGAACTTGAAAATCAGAAATTAAATTTTGACATAAATAAAACAGATACAGCCTTAAATAAAAATCAAAAAATTATGGATAAATATATTATGTATATTCAGATTGATTACAAAGGTGCAATTCTTGAAGTTAGTCAAGCATTTTGTAGTTTTGTAGGATTTTCAAGAAGTGAATTAATTGGAAATAGTTATAAACTGTTTTTTTATAAAGATATACAAAAATCTTTTAGAAAAAGAGCTAAAGATATTTCTAATAAAGATAATTTCCAACTTAAGAATTTAAAAGGACGAACTAAAAATGGTGAGTTTCTTTGGGCTGATATTCTTATTGAAGAGCAAATATTAGATGATGAAACAAAAGTTTATAACATAATATGCCAGGATGTAACAGATAAAAAAAGAACATATCTTTTATATAAAAATTTAAATATGAAGATTGAAGAGTATGATGCAATCTTTGAAAATGTTCATAGTGGAATAGCTCTTTTGACTTTAGATTTTAGGTTTGTAAAATTGAATAATCAAATGACTAATCTTTTAGGTTTTAAAGAAAAAGAACTTTTAAATATGACACCTCTTGATATTGTCAATAATAGTTCTAAAGGTATGCTAACAAAAATTTTAACAGATATTCATGAGTTTACAAATATTTCAAAATTAGAGTATGTTTTTACAAAAAAAGATGGAACACCTCTTCATTTAGAACTTTCTTTAATTTTAATGTTAAGAAGACAAAGAATTATTTTTATTATAAATTCAATTGAAGATAGAATAGAGTTAAAAGAGTTAAATGCAAATTTAGAAAATACAATAAAAAAAGAGATAGAAAGAAGTAAAGCAAAAGATAAAATTCATCATCAAGAGCAATTAAAAAGTGCAAAATTGAGCTATATTGGTATGTTATCAGCTGGAATTACTCATGAGATAAATACTCCACTGACTTATATAAAAGGTAATTTGGAGTTAATGCAGTTTGATATTGAAGATTTACCAAATTCTAATATTAAAGATAGAATGCTAAATGATAGCAAGAAGATCAAAGATGGTATAAATAGAATTGCAAATATTGTAGAATCAATGAGAGAAATTTCACATTCAAATGAAGAAATAAAAGGTAGTTTTAATATATATTCTACTTTACTAACAGCTTTAACAATGGCTCATAACCGAGCAAAACATATAAGTAAAATATATATAAATGATGATTTATTTAGTATTGATAATATTAAAAATGATAAATTTTCTTTTTTTAGTTGTATTCAAAAACAAAGAGTTGAGCAAATTTGGATTATAATTATAAATAATGCTCTTGATGAATTAGTTAAAATTGAAGATTATGAAAAAAGAGAACTTAGAATTAATATTTTTGAAGAAGATGATTTTATAATTGTTAAATTCAAGGATAATGCAAAAGGTTTAAGTAAAGATATTCTAAATAAACTTTTTGAACCTTTTACAAGTTCTAAAGAATCTGGTGGAATGGGAATAGGTTTATCAATTGCTAAAAAAATTGTTGAAGAGCATAAAGGTGATATAAGAGCATATAATGAAAATGGTGCAGTTTTTGAAGTGAAATTAAAAAAATATAAAGAAGAAGAGAGTATATGA
- a CDS encoding TIGR00282 family metallophosphoesterase has translation MRIGFIGDIVGRPGRKIIKESLEKIKEEYKIDFIIANGENASHGFGLTIDSAKELFKSGIDVITGGNHSFDKKKDMNLLLEEGNVLRPANYPDGVIGTGLKICDVKVGQNIEKLAVINLMGQYSMPIVDNPFNLATKLIKDLEEQNIKNIFIDFHGEATSEKRVMLMMFKGKVSAICGTHTHVGTDDLQIFENTAYLTDIGLTGCFDNVIGMDSFAPIQRATLGVGGHFEVPNSCKSILQIMIIDIEDGSAKNSFKIKKYCNSSELHISNAIIV, from the coding sequence ATGAGAATAGGATTTATAGGAGACATTGTCGGACGTCCAGGAAGAAAAATAATAAAAGAGAGTTTAGAAAAAATAAAAGAAGAATATAAAATAGATTTTATTATTGCAAATGGAGAAAATGCAAGTCATGGTTTTGGGCTTACAATAGATAGTGCAAAAGAACTTTTTAAAAGTGGAATAGATGTAATAACTGGTGGAAATCATAGTTTTGATAAGAAAAAAGATATGAATTTATTACTTGAAGAAGGAAATGTATTAAGGCCAGCTAATTATCCAGATGGTGTTATTGGAACAGGTTTAAAAATTTGTGATGTAAAAGTTGGGCAAAATATAGAAAAACTAGCAGTTATAAATCTAATGGGGCAATATTCAATGCCTATAGTTGATAATCCTTTTAATTTAGCAACAAAATTAATAAAAGATTTAGAAGAACAAAATATTAAAAATATCTTTATAGATTTTCATGGAGAAGCAACAAGTGAAAAAAGAGTTATGCTTATGATGTTTAAGGGAAAAGTTAGTGCTATTTGTGGAACTCATACTCATGTTGGTACAGATGATTTACAAATATTTGAGAATACTGCTTATCTAACAGATATTGGGCTTACAGGTTGTTTTGATAATGTTATAGGAATGGATAGTTTTGCTCCAATTCAAAGAGCAACATTAGGTGTTGGTGGACACTTTGAAGTTCCAAACTCTTGTAAGTCCATTTTACAAATTATGATTATAGACATAGAAGATGGCTCTGCAAAAAATAGTTTTAAAATAAAAAAATATTGTAATAGTAGTGAACTTCACATTAGCAATGCAATTATTGTTTAA
- the ubiE gene encoding bifunctional demethylmenaquinone methyltransferase/2-methoxy-6-polyprenyl-1,4-benzoquinol methylase UbiE, with the protein MEKQEKIVSMFNNIAPTYDTANRVMSMGIDKSWRDKACKKTFELYGKNSIDKIVDVACGTGDMILFWKEVAKKKNVDLKNIVGVDPSIGMMEVGKKKLPEVEFIEAYATSMPIENDSADIISISYGIRNVVQRQEAFIEFARVLKKNGLVVISEFTKNKKETPLDYITAFYMDKILPKIGEIISKNKEAYRYLPDSIDEFLTTENLCRELKNAGLEPIYVKAFSMNISTLIIAKKV; encoded by the coding sequence ATGGAAAAACAAGAAAAAATAGTATCAATGTTTAATAATATAGCACCGACTTATGATACAGCAAATAGAGTTATGTCAATGGGAATTGATAAATCATGGAGAGATAAAGCTTGTAAAAAGACTTTTGAGCTTTATGGGAAAAATAGTATTGATAAAATAGTAGATGTTGCGTGTGGAACAGGTGATATGATACTTTTTTGGAAAGAAGTAGCAAAGAAAAAAAATGTTGATTTAAAAAACATTGTTGGAGTTGATCCTAGTATTGGTATGATGGAAGTTGGTAAAAAGAAACTTCCTGAAGTAGAGTTTATTGAAGCTTATGCTACATCAATGCCAATTGAAAATGATAGTGCTGATATTATTTCTATTTCTTATGGAATTAGAAATGTAGTTCAAAGACAAGAAGCATTTATAGAATTTGCTAGAGTTTTGAAAAAAAATGGATTAGTTGTAATTAGTGAGTTTACTAAAAATAAAAAAGAGACACCTTTAGATTATATAACTGCTTTTTATATGGATAAAATATTACCAAAAATTGGTGAAATAATTTCAAAAAATAAAGAAGCTTATAGATATCTACCTGATTCTATTGATGAATTCTTAACAACAGAAAATCTTTGTCGAGAGTTAAAAAATGCTGGTTTAGAACCAATCTATGTAAAAGCTTTTTCTATGAATATCTCAACACTTATAATTGCAAAAAAAGTTTAA
- the xseA gene encoding exodeoxyribonuclease VII large subunit translates to MNPISVSTLNTQIKSLLETTFMQICVEGEISNLTVHSSGHIYFSIKDENSTISCVMFKGNTKYLKFELENGQKVQVTASITVYVPRGNYQLLCTRIEPSGIGNLTLAFEQLKTKLQAKGYFEPSIKKTLPKYPKKIAIVTSPTGAAIEDMKKVASKRWALCELILVPTLVQGNGSIEDIANSIKYADKLNCDIMIIGRGGGSIEDLWAFNSEIVADTIFQANTPIISAVGHEIDYLISDFVSDVRAATPSNAIEIALPDINEHFLYIDSMIVEFQNRLKNVLAKKEQELINTKRLLEQNSIESKFSFIASQIKLLKSSFNSSFVQKIEIFQHSLDSLKSNYILNHPEKKEKNGFVQISKNNKIISLEDLKIGDNLELQTVNVIADCKIINLSKQKVK, encoded by the coding sequence ATGAATCCAATTAGTGTATCAACTTTAAATACTCAAATAAAATCTCTTCTTGAAACAACATTTATGCAAATTTGTGTTGAAGGAGAGATATCAAATTTAACGGTGCATAGTTCTGGACATATATATTTTTCTATAAAAGATGAAAATTCGACAATATCTTGTGTTATGTTTAAAGGAAATACAAAATATTTAAAGTTTGAACTTGAAAATGGACAAAAAGTACAAGTAACTGCAAGTATAACAGTTTATGTTCCAAGAGGAAATTATCAACTCTTATGTACAAGAATTGAACCTTCTGGGATTGGAAATCTTACTTTAGCTTTTGAACAATTAAAAACTAAACTTCAAGCAAAAGGATATTTTGAACCAAGTATTAAGAAAACTCTTCCAAAGTATCCCAAAAAGATAGCTATTGTTACAAGTCCAACGGGAGCAGCTATAGAAGACATGAAAAAAGTTGCTAGTAAGAGATGGGCTTTATGTGAACTTATACTAGTTCCAACTTTAGTTCAAGGAAATGGAAGTATTGAAGATATAGCTAACTCAATAAAATATGCCGATAAATTGAACTGTGATATTATGATTATTGGACGAGGTGGGGGAAGTATTGAAGATTTGTGGGCATTTAATAGCGAAATTGTAGCAGATACAATTTTTCAAGCAAATACACCTATCATTTCTGCTGTTGGGCATGAAATAGATTATTTAATAAGTGATTTTGTATCAGATGTTAGAGCAGCAACACCTTCAAATGCTATTGAAATAGCATTACCTGATATAAATGAACATTTTTTATATATAGATAGTATGATAGTTGAATTTCAAAATAGATTAAAAAATGTTTTAGCAAAAAAAGAGCAAGAGTTAATCAATACAAAAAGACTTTTAGAGCAAAATTCTATTGAGTCAAAATTTAGTTTTATAGCTTCTCAAATAAAACTTTTAAAATCATCTTTTAATAGTAGTTTTGTACAAAAAATAGAGATTTTCCAACATAGTTTGGATAGTTTAAAATCAAATTATATATTAAATCATCCAGAAAAAAAAGAGAAGAATGGATTTGTACAAATTTCAAAAAATAATAAAATAATATCTCTAGAAGATTTGAAAATTGGAGATAATCTAGAACTTCAAACAGTAAATGTAATAGCAGATTGTAAGATTATTAATTTAAGTAAACAAAAGGTAAAATAG
- a CDS encoding chemotaxis protein CheW — protein sequence MEHNSVNRGISPNITEFMTFELGRMKYAIELPKIKEILTYPDNITTLPNTSEWVKGLINSRGEVVPILDIRIKFKTGPAIYDENTSIITVITEDKRMIGIVVDLVDDVQKIDTNMLAPVAEMGSGIPARYLKGYVRLNDSKMLVLMDIEKVVCKEELED from the coding sequence ATGGAACATAATAGTGTAAATAGAGGAATTAGTCCGAATATAACAGAGTTTATGACATTTGAATTGGGTAGAATGAAGTATGCAATTGAGTTACCAAAGATAAAAGAGATTCTAACATATCCAGATAATATTACAACATTACCAAATACTTCAGAGTGGGTAAAAGGATTGATAAACTCAAGAGGAGAAGTTGTTCCTATTTTAGATATTAGAATAAAATTTAAAACAGGTCCAGCTATTTATGATGAAAATACTTCTATAATCACAGTTATAACAGAAGATAAAAGAATGATAGGCATTGTTGTTGATTTAGTTGATGATGTTCAAAAAATAGATACAAATATGCTTGCTCCAGTTGCTGAAATGGGTTCAGGAATTCCTGCAAGATATCTAAAAGGTTATGTAAGATTAAATGATAGCAAAATGCTAGTTCTTATGGATATTGAGAAAGTTGTTTGTAAAGAAGAGTTAGAGGATTAA
- a CDS encoding peptidylprolyl isomerase, with amino-acid sequence MRKILLFLFSLTLFVFANNLEKNPVAVFETSKGIIKVELRPNIAPKAVENFITHSKNGYYDGQIFHRVIKGFMIQGGDPTGTGMGGESIWNKDFEDEFSKNALFDKPYILAMANKGKNTNNSQFFITTAATYWLNGYHTIFGYVIDGFDVVKDIENVKTTGKYDGDKPIEDIKVISIKIED; translated from the coding sequence ATGAGAAAAATATTATTATTTCTTTTCTCTTTAACACTATTTGTATTTGCAAATAATTTAGAAAAAAATCCAGTTGCTGTTTTTGAAACATCAAAAGGTATTATAAAAGTTGAACTTAGACCAAATATTGCTCCAAAAGCTGTTGAGAATTTTATAACTCACTCAAAAAATGGTTATTATGATGGTCAGATATTTCATAGAGTTATAAAAGGGTTTATGATTCAAGGTGGTGATCCAACAGGAACAGGAATGGGTGGTGAATCTATTTGGAATAAAGATTTTGAAGATGAGTTCTCTAAAAATGCTCTTTTTGATAAACCATATATTTTAGCTATGGCAAACAAAGGTAAAAATACAAATAATAGCCAGTTTTTTATAACAACTGCTGCAACATATTGGTTAAATGGTTATCATACTATTTTTGGATATGTAATTGATGGATTTGATGTAGTAAAAGATATTGAAAATGTAAAAACAACTGGGAAATATGATGGTGATAAACCTATTGAAGATATAAAAGTTATATCAATAAAAATAGAGGATTAA
- the panD gene encoding aspartate 1-decarboxylase: MTFEMLYSKIHRATVTDANLNYVGSITIDEDLMNAAQLKVGQKVDIVNINNGERFQTYIIKGKAGSKDMCLNGAAARKVEIGDKIIVIAYATYNEQELENYKPTVVLVDDKNNIDLITNKLEGGKYV; encoded by the coding sequence ATGACATTTGAAATGTTATACAGCAAAATTCATAGAGCAACAGTTACAGATGCAAATTTAAACTATGTTGGTTCTATTACAATTGATGAAGATTTAATGAATGCTGCACAATTAAAAGTTGGACAAAAAGTTGATATTGTAAATATCAATAATGGTGAAAGATTTCAAACTTATATTATAAAAGGAAAAGCTGGTTCAAAAGATATGTGTTTAAATGGAGCAGCAGCAAGAAAAGTTGAAATTGGTGATAAAATCATTGTTATTGCGTATGCAACATATAATGAACAAGAACTTGAAAATTATAAACCAACAGTTGTTTTAGTAGATGATAAAAATAATATTGATTTAATAACAAACAAACTTGAAGGTGGTAAATATGTTTGA
- a CDS encoding YbaB/EbfC family nucleoid-associated protein has product MFDGIDLKNLNLGDMINKFQDMAQNAQSENASKIFTSKAGGGMVEISINGNSEVVDLKIDDSLLEDKDSLQILLISCMNDIIKQSEENKKMMAMNLMGNLGSFGQK; this is encoded by the coding sequence ATGTTTGATGGAATTGATTTAAAAAACTTAAATCTTGGAGATATGATAAATAAATTTCAAGATATGGCACAAAATGCTCAAAGTGAAAATGCTTCGAAAATTTTTACTTCAAAAGCTGGAGGTGGAATGGTTGAAATTTCTATAAATGGAAATTCAGAAGTTGTTGATTTAAAAATTGATGATTCACTTTTAGAAGATAAGGATTCTCTTCAAATTTTACTAATTTCTTGTATGAATGATATTATTAAACAAAGCGAAGAAAATAAAAAAATGATGGCAATGAACTTGATGGGCAATCTTGGTTCATTTGGACAAAAGTAA
- a CDS encoding polyprenyl synthetase family protein, whose amino-acid sequence MQELLETFEEYLLSNLPKSKTIHPHFEDALGDMLKAGGKRFRPMLLLSVVKSKKPLLIKNSLSVALAVEFLHTYSLVHDDLPAMDNASLRRGFQTLHKKYDEVTAILVGDALNTEAFKLISNSSLHNDIKIELIKSLSQNGGIDGMIIGQAIDCYFEKHKLSLNELEFLHIHKTARLIAGSLQMGAIICEYDKDIQNKLYNFGLDLGLLFQIQDDIIDETCSSEVAGKTTQNDEFKNSFVNLLGLDEARSSADKLALKCIEILDSFEDDLKRSLEELLLKYINRHKL is encoded by the coding sequence ATGCAAGAACTTTTAGAAACTTTTGAAGAGTATTTACTCTCAAATCTCCCAAAATCAAAAACTATTCATCCACATTTTGAAGATGCTTTAGGTGATATGCTTAAAGCTGGTGGGAAAAGATTTCGTCCTATGTTATTACTTAGTGTTGTTAAATCTAAAAAACCTCTACTAATAAAAAATAGTCTAAGTGTGGCTTTAGCTGTTGAATTTTTACATACTTATTCTTTAGTTCATGATGACTTACCAGCTATGGATAATGCTTCTTTGAGAAGAGGATTTCAGACTCTACATAAAAAATATGATGAAGTTACAGCAATTTTAGTTGGAGATGCTTTAAATACAGAAGCATTTAAGTTAATATCAAATTCTTCACTTCATAATGACATCAAAATTGAACTTATCAAATCTTTATCCCAAAATGGTGGAATAGATGGTATGATAATAGGACAAGCAATAGATTGTTATTTCGAAAAGCATAAATTATCATTAAATGAATTAGAGTTTTTACATATCCATAAAACTGCAAGATTAATTGCTGGAAGTTTACAAATGGGAGCAATAATTTGTGAATATGATAAAGACATACAAAATAAACTTTATAATTTTGGTTTGGATTTAGGACTTTTATTTCAAATTCAAGATGATATTATAGATGAAACATGTAGTTCTGAAGTTGCAGGTAAAACTACACAAAATGATGAATTTAAAAATTCATTTGTAAACCTTTTAGGACTTGATGAAGCTAGAAGTAGTGCCGATAAATTGGCTTTAAAATGTATAGAAATCTTAGATAGTTTTGAAGATGATTTGAAAAGATCTTTAGAAGAATTACTTTTAAAATATATAAATAGACATAAACTTTAG
- the groES gene encoding co-chaperone GroES: protein MNFKPLGERVLVERTEVENKTASGIIIPDNAKEKPQTAKVVAVGSKVEDVKVGDVIVFEQYRGTEIKLEGKEYLILNIENVMGVM from the coding sequence ATGAATTTTAAACCACTAGGTGAAAGAGTTCTAGTAGAAAGAACTGAAGTAGAGAATAAAACAGCAAGTGGAATTATAATTCCAGATAATGCTAAAGAAAAACCACAAACTGCAAAAGTTGTAGCTGTTGGAAGTAAAGTAGAAGATGTTAAAGTTGGTGATGTAATTGTGTTTGAACAATACAGAGGAACTGAAATAAAACTTGAAGGTAAAGAGTACCTTATTTTAAATATTGAAAATGTTATGGGAGTTATGTAA